A stretch of Sebastes fasciatus isolate fSebFas1 chromosome 19, fSebFas1.pri, whole genome shotgun sequence DNA encodes these proteins:
- the rpl37 gene encoding large ribosomal subunit protein eL37, giving the protein MTKGTSSFGKRRNKTHTLCRRCGSKAYHLQKSSCGKCGYPEKRKRKYNWSAKAKRRNTTGTGRLRHLKVVYRRFRNGFREGTTPKPRRAAVAASSSS; this is encoded by the exons ATG ACGAAGGGAACTTCCTCATTCGGTAAGCGCCGGAACAAGACGCACACCTTGTGCCGTCGTTGTGGGTCCAAGGCCTACCACCTGCAGAAGTCCTCCTGTGGCAAGTGTGGCTACCCCGAGAAGCGCAAGAGAAAGT ACAACTGGAGCGCCAAGGCCAAGAGGAGGAACACCACTGGAACCGGCCGTCTGAGACACCTGAAGGTCGTCTACCGCAGATTCAG GAATGGTTTCAGGGAAGGTACCACCCCAAAACCCAGACGTGCTGCAGTGGCCGCCTCCAGCTCATCCTAA